TATCCTCCACCTTGGCATTCGTGAACCGGTAGGTGTCGTTGCTGGACAAGTAGCGCAGCTGGTCATAAGCCATCACCTTGACCTGGGCGTCCATGCCCCACTCCTTGGAAAAAACATAGCCATAAAACAGATCCTTATTATCCTTGCGGAAGCGCACAATGTCGCCGTTTTCCACTTCGAATTCCTTGCTCTGCGCAAGACCATCGTTCACATAGTTGATATCCAGACTTGCCGGTTTTGCCTGACGGCTTGTTTTCCACGTGATGTCGGTTACGATCTGTCCCAGGTCCCACACGCTTCCGTTCTTGCGGTCAATCATCAGTTCAATCATGGCGCCACCTCTTTAGGGAATCTTGAGAACCCGGCCGATGGCCAGCTTCCGGACCTCATGGTCCTTGATTCCGTTCAGTTTTTGGATGTCGGTATGACGGGAACCGCTGCCGAGCAGCTTTTGGGCAATGCTCCACAAGGTGTCGCCTTTGGCAACCGTATAGGAGGTTGGTTTTTTGCGGTCATCCGGTCGGTCTTTCTTCTTCACGGCTGCCGCTTTCTTGTCTTTTACCGGTACAACTTTACGCGCCCCGTAGAACACATAGCGCTTGAGCGTAATCGAGAACTCGATATCTTCCGGTGAACCGGCCATCGTATTCCAGTTGAAGCTTTCGATGGATGCCGCCATGTTGATGCCAAAAGACTTCATCGCCCGAACCACGTTCTTGCCATCCGTACCGCTCAGTGGATCTGGAACGAGGCCCGTCATGACAAAGCGCACAGGTCTGCGGGTCTCCATCCAGCCCTTAATGGTATTTACGTACTCAATCGGAAGCTTCAGCTTCTGGTCAGAACCTAGAT
This Paenibacillus sp. JZ16 DNA region includes the following protein-coding sequences:
- a CDS encoding LysM peptidoglycan-binding domain-containing protein, translated to MSDYGFFLSFNNQEEVFRFPVNPEQIDVKDIGEGKSYTVAGLGEVNAILYPKLTEISFESFFPGRVYPFVHLGSDQKLKLPIEYVNTIKGWMETRRPVRFVMTGLVPDPLSGTDGKNVVRAMKSFGINMAASIESFNWNTMAGSPEDIEFSITLKRYVFYGARKVVPVKDKKAAAVKKKDRPDDRKKPTSYTVAKGDTLWSIAQKLLGSGSRHTDIQKLNGIKDHEVRKLAIGRVLKIP